TATACAGGCCGCTGAGTATACCAGCCACTGCCATTCCAAAACCAACCGTGCCCAGGCGATAGGGTGATGCTGCGGCCAGATAGGCTGTTGATACTAATGCTGCTTCGGGGTTCGATAACGGGAGTTGGTGCTACCCACTCGGCGATTGGAATTCCATCCGCAAGCACATTGACATTTGCGTCGATTCCCCAGTTATACAAAGTCCATTTAACTTGGTCGTGAATCGCCATAAGGGCTGCTTCCGAAACGCCACCGGCGACAAGGCGTTTGGAGAAATTCACTGTTGCCTGATCTCCTTCAATTCTTAAATCAAGCAACTTCGTGCCCTTTGGAATGGCGGAGGTGAGGCCTGCCGCAAATGGAGTCCCAGGAGGCGGCGAGGCTAGCTGGGACAATGCCGAGTAGACATCCACGGCTTTCGGACAATTCACAACGTATATTTCGCCGAAGCCGTCTACGTAGGCAACCGGCCCTGCCAGGGCGCTACCTGCTATACAGGTACACGCTAGTGTGATGAGGAGAAAAAGTGTTGAGGCTTTCATTGCATCCCTCCCATGATAATTTTTGCTCGTGCTTTCTGCGATCGCTGGTGGCCATGGGATTTTGGATGCGTTGGAAACGATCGACATAGCGCTTGCGAGCTTTACTGCAAGTGATTGTAGTAAAAGCAAGCTTATTTGTCAAGTTTTTAAAATAATATTTCAATCCATAAGCCATCTGCCGAGTTCGGGTATTTGATTAGGAGCGTCTTGCTTTTTGCATCCCAGATTGATTCAACTTGGTTTTGGCTGTATTCTCCTACTTTAATTGACTTTGGCGAACGGGGGAGCGCTATGCGAGTTGCCGCAACGGTGCCGGATGGTCCCTCGGAATGGAAGCGAATGGAGTTCGGGGAGACTTTAACACCGAGGACTTTTGATGCCGAGGCAATGATTTTAGGCTTTGTTAAATCAAGTTTCTGCAAATCAATCAATAAACGTCTCGCTCCTGGGTCAACTGTTACCTGACGGGTGATTTTCAAGTTTGCATCGAAAAGATTTACAAATAGGCCTGTCAACTTCCTTGGGGAGACTTTGGGTGTTTCTTCGAGACCGGCGGCGATGATATAGGGCCCACGGCGGAGAATTAGATGATTCGTTTCAATCCAAGGCAGCTTTGCTTGAGTGAATGCCTGCTTTGCCATGCTTATGGTAAGCTCAGCGCCTTTCGCATCTTTGGTCAGCGATGCTGGGCTAATTCGCTTATATACAAGCGAACCTTTGCCGATTTTGTATATCCCTTCGCCTGATTTCGCACTAAGCCCCAGCAGTTCGAAGAGGTGAATGCGAGGTGCAGCGTAATTCATGCCATTAGTATTCCACCATTCCTTCACGGAATTATATGGATCTGCGTCGTCATCAACAAAAACGAGCACTCCGCCGGCTTTTATCCAATTTGCTAAATGGGTATGCAACTCGGGTGTAGGCGGCTTCATGCCTTCGTAGGTTAGAAATAGAACTTTATACGGCTTAAGATATCCTGGAAGGCCTATGTTTTCGTACTGAACTGGGTGAACCAGTGCCCCGTGTTTTAGCAGGGGCATAGCAAGCCCAAAGAACGACCCCATGTGAGGATCGCTTGGGTTTGGTTCGCCGCGCTGGAACATCATTGTGTCAGAAACGAGTATTCCGATGCCGGTTACGCCGCAACTCCATTCAACCTTAGGTTGGTTCATGTCATTAAGGGCGTTCATAACTATTAGCAATTCTGTGGCGTAATCTGAAGGAATACTCTCCCGCTCGACTTCCTCCCCCGGTTTTCGCTCGGTAATATCTTTTACAGGATACTTGCCTAGGAATACCCTGTCAGGCCACGGCGCAACCTCATAGCGCCATACGTCTGGCCACATAAGCGATGCAACTAACGTGCATTCCCAGTTGCGTTTGTAGTCTGCCCAGCTGTGCTCAGGGTTGTCCTCGACTGGATCATTAAGAAAATACATCCGCCGCCCGGTAGAACGCACGAGATTACTACACACCCCATATTCGAAGAAGGCATACTCGAATGTCCGTTCTTTGCCGACTCCCTGGTACACATTCCAACTCCTTGCAGTGCCTGTCCAGACTTGTGCAATATATCCATCGCAACCGTTCAAAAGCACAAGGCTTTGTTCAGGGCTGACGATACCCCAGTGGGCGTAGTTCAGCATGCTGTGAGTAGGGACGTAGCACCGAATCCGCCGCCCGATTTGCTTGCTATATTCGATAACGAATTCGAAAACTTGCTGGAGCGCCCGCCGGTAGAGGTAATACATCAGTTTAGATGCCCTATATTGAGCATCTGGTGAAGTGTGCGGCGGAATCCATGGCTCGCCATAATATGCCTCCCATTCACGCTTGAAACTCTCGGCATAGCCGCCGCGGACCCAAAATTCGGGCTCCTCTAGGTAGATTGCTTCTGCTCCCGCATCTATTGCTTTTTTAACACCTAAGCAGAGATACTTGCCGAAGGTTTCTGTTGGTGAAACGTAAGGAACATCTGGCCCATGGAGAATTGGATTGCCATATTTATCCTTTTGTGCTTCATCTTCATGGCTTTTGCCGTCCCAGCGGCCGTGGAAGTAGTCTTGATAATCTCCCCACGCGACGCCGCTCATTAGGTGTACTCGATATCCCTGGTCGCGCCAACCTTTGATTCGCTCAGCAACGTTGCCGCCAAAACCATAGACTATTGCGACATCGGATTTTAGGTCGACCTGTGGACTGAAGGGGCTGGCTATCTGAAAACTAGTTCGCTCAAGATATTGTTTTGGGTCACGCATCTTTTCACCACTCACCTTGCTGGTTATTAAAACAAAAAACGCTAGTATGGTGGTAGTCCAGCTATAATGCTTCATGTGATTGGAAACCCCGATTCAAAGATAAATGTTATCTTTGCAAATTAAGTTATTCGCAGGCAAACTATTAACCTGCAATTATTTTTTAATGCGCAGTTTAGGTAAGTTTCTTATTGGGTATCAACAAAGTGTACGCTTGACAAAATTAAAACCAAGCGTTATATTTAGTAATAATATGCGGCCATTATTAATGAGGCAACTTAAGCAAAGCCCTATTAAATGACTTATATTTAGATGATAGCCAAAATAGTTGTAAAGGAGGTGTTTGAAACCTTAGGGTTTTTGGGTTAACGGCAGCTCAAAATATAGTTTCAAAAAAGAGGCAGACTGAAATGAAGAGTTTTATTATTGCTCTTTTGCTGCTGGCTTCAGCGCTATCGGTTTCGTTGGCGCAAATCCCAGGAGCGATATGGACAACCGATGCTGATTGCCTGGCAGTCAATCGCAACATCTTCTATGCAAAAACCGACGTATATCTGAACGGCGGGCCATCAGGCAAAGGTGGCTTAGGCTTGCCTGATGGGAATTATTACTACCAAGTTACTGACCCATCAGGCTCGGTGTTGCTTAGTACTGCACCATTGGAAGAGCGAGTAGTTGAAGTTGTTGGTGGATGGATTACTAGCTGCAAGCAGCTGTATCCATTCGATGACACTCCAAACCCTGGCGGGGAGTATAAAGTATGGGTGACGGCAGTTGCAGACTATGACCCGCTTGACCCTGCTGCGGTTTTTGGGTTCGTGCCAGCGAAGTCAAAAACCGACAACTTCAGGGTAAAGAGTAGTGAGGATGGTGGTGGTGTTCAAAGTTTCTTTAGTTTGTCAGGATATAAATATTATGATCTTGATTTAGATGGAGAAAGAGATACCACCGAAGGAGGAATACCTTATTGGAAAATAGCCTTATTTGAAAACTCGATTTCACCAGAAAACCTGGTGGGAATACAATGCACTTCCCCTGGCGGGGATGGTGTGCTACCTGGCTACTATTTATTCCCAAATTTAGCGCCTGGCACATATGTTGTAGTCGAGTTGATGCCTTTGGGTCCATGGCTGCAAACAGGTCCAAAGGAAAGCAGCATTGACCTGAACCCAGATCCTATGGTTACTGTCACTACCAGCAAATACAATGATCTCGGCGTTGTTTACATCGTTGTCGTGGAAGAAGGCATTCAGAATCTTTACGCTGTCGAAAATATTGACTTCGGCAACATTTGTCTTGGTGCTGGTGGTGGGAAAACGCTGGGCTTCTGGACGAATAAGAACGGCCAAGCAATACTCCAAAATCCAGAGAAATGGAGCATAGTGGTGGGGTCTGGCGCTCTGAGTTGTCCGGTTTTAGCGGGCCTGCCTTATACAAGAGCTGAAGCGCCTTATCTTAATAGCCCAGGCGAAATTAAGCGCTTCCTAATAAATGCAAATGCCGTAGACATGAGATACATGCTTGCTGCTCAGTGGCTCGCTATGGGGCTAAATGTTCTGGTGGGCGATGTTAATCCGAGCTCAATAATCTATATGGGCAATGGCACGTTCAAGACAATTATCGAAATCCTCGATGACGTTTGTACTAACGGTGCCTCGTGGGACCGAATGACGCAGGAGTATTTTAAAGACGCATTGGACAAAGCAAACAATAACATGAACTTCGTCCAGCCCGCGCCCTGCCCGGTGGTTTATGACGACACACTCCCACCTTGCCCTGGAATGTAATTCGACTCACAGGTGCTGCGGTGATGCCAAACCGCAGCACCTGAACCACATGAGTAAGAGCAATCAATAGCCGCTTTGAAACCCAAAGTCCATGTAGGAATCTATAGCTTTATATCCACAAGGCCGGTTACACTAGTTTGGGGTACCCGACTTATGCGCTGAACCAAGTTCTCACTAGAAACCGGCACCAAAACTTTTGCTCTTATTGCATTGCCGAACATCCCTTCTATTTGTGCAACAGCTGTGACCTTATCCAGTTGATCTCGTGAGCCAGTTACTAGCGCTCCTCCAACTCTGGTGCCACTTCCAACGCTAATTATTGGCACGACTTTCTGGCTGGTGGCTGTTGCGGAAGTCTCTGCTTCTCCTGCGAAAAGTGCTGATTTGAGATTGCTCTCCCACTGCCGAGCTAGAAGGAATGGCGTTGTCTGGTTTATCCTAGCATGTGGCTGGTCTGCCGTAATTATAATCTCGGAATTTGCTAGAACAACATCTTGGCCATTTATGCGTCCGGTTGTAAAGTCTTCAGGTTGAATATGTTTTGTCACTATGTTTTTTAATCTTTGTGCAACAATCTCAGCTCTGCGTGCTGGAGAAAGTCCGCCAGCAGTTGTCCTGATTCTGAATATAACTTGGCTATCAATTAATACTTCGCCCACTTGCTGGCCGCTTATGATGGCGCTTCTGGAAGTAATCTCGGGGTCAGAAGTCGCCTGGGCGAAGGCAAGTGACAATGTCGCTGTTTTGTCAAGTCTTGAGGCGCCAATTAATGCATATGCCACTACAATAATTAAAGCCGACATAGCAATCAAAACTTTCCTTTTCATTTTCTTCGGTTTCTCCTTTCACGGTTGCTAAATCTTGAAGTCGAGAATCGCCGAGACACCTACTCCTTCGATGCGCCGCATATTCTTTAATGGGTTTGTTGTGTCCATCGGGAAAAGTAGCCTTGCGCGGGCATTTGATATTTGGGTCTCCGCCTGACCAACTCCCCTCACATCATCTACTTTGTCTGTTGGACCGACAACTTGAGCAGCTCCAATATATGCGCCTGAGCCGACCGAAATTATTGGCACAACCTTAGTAGTGCCTTCCCATTCCACACCATTCTGGCTTGCAAGCTGATTAACAAATCTGTTTATGTCGTTGCCGAAAGTTCGGACAACATATGCAATGCCAAACAATTTGAGCGCACGTTCGACTAAAGATTGTCCTTGCACGGTTGGTAGGCAAATGCTAAATGCTACTACTACCGCTAAAGTAATACAGATAATTTTGTATGCAACCATCTTATTTCCACCTCGATAACGTTTGGTTTTTTGGCTTATACCCTTTAACCTAATTCGCGAAACTGGCAGATTCGCTAAGGACAGCTTGTGAAAATCACGCCTAGATTGCTACAATAGTGCGGTGTTTCAAAATATGACGGAATTTCAGGCGATAGTATTAGCAGCAGGTAAAGGTCGCAGGATGAGGTCCAAGGAGCCAAAAGTACTTGTATCTCTCCTTGGTCAGCCTCTGGTGTGTCACGTGCTACATAGACTAGCAGAAGTTGGGATAAAGCATCCGATAATTGTTGTTGGCGTGGGGGCCGAGCAGGTTAGGCAGACTTTGGGCGATAATTACTTATATGCTTTTCAACAGGAGCAGCTTGGCTCGGGCCATGCCGTTCTCTGTGCTGCGGAGCTTGCACGCGGCAAGTCTCGCAATCTGCTGGTTTTGTGCGGTGACAGCCCCTTGTTCAAAACCAAAACCATTCGTTCTCTTATGGAAGCCCACTTATTTGAGAAGCCAACTATTACATTGGTTTCTGCAGTACTGGATGATCCCAGAGGCTATGGGCGCATTATTAGGGATTCAAACGGCGAGATTATGGCAATAGTGGAAGAAGTAGACGCTACCGACGAAGAGAAGGCTGTCAAGGAAGTCAATGGTGGGTGCTATGCCTTTAATGCAGAGTGGCTGTGGGATAATCTTAACCTAATGACGGAGAATGAAGCTGGTGAGAGATGTCTTACTCAAATGGTCGATATTGCGATAAAGCAACACAGGCGGGTGATTTCCGTGTCCGCAGAACCTGAGGAAGTGTTGGGCGTTAATACATATGATGATCTAGCTGCTGCTGAGCGCATATTGGCTAGCCGAAGCTAACCCTACGTTTACTGCCGCAAAGTACTAGGCGAACTTACAATCCATCATCTACTCTGCCGAGAGCTTGTCTAATACGAACTGCACTTCGTGACGTTGAAATTATAAACTTTATAATTTCGCCATACATCCTCAGCCTTGCCCAAGTGCCGTGAATTCTCCCCAGCTTTTCTTCTTTCATCGGATGCGTCATTCCTGGGAGCGGAACGAATACTGTTATGAGGCCTTTTTGTGAAGCATATCTCCCCAATGCAATCTCGGCACCGAAGCGTGCTTGTTCTAAACCAGGAACAGAGAGAACGTGCTTGCTGTAAATCGCACGCTGACCTGAGATAAAAGGTGCTAGGCTCTGAGCCCAGTCAGTACGCCACCTACCACCTTTGAAGATGCCAATGCTCATATCTGCCCTGCCTTCTAATACTGGTTGCAAAAGTGCCTCCGCAAGGTTGGGAGTTAGGCCGATTAAGTCGGCGTCGAAAAATGCAACGATATCTGCGCTAGCGCACTTAACGCCGGCGACCAAGGCGGCGCCTTTGCCAAGATTGCGAGGCAAGCGAATGGCAGTAACTCCGGGATAGCTAGCTGCTACCTCATAGGTTCTGTCTGTAGAGCCATCACTTACCACTACTATGTCATCTAATTTGCGACATTGCCGGAGCGCGTCGAGCACAGCTCCTATCCGGTGCTCTTCATTGTACGCTGGGACAATAGCGGCGACTCTCAAGTTATTCTCCTTCTTGTGTTCCATCATAACAGGAAATTGTGATGCTACTCAGCCCTTCCGGCGCGCAAAGCGTCGTAATATTCTTGAGCCCGCTTGATGCGCTCTGAGGTTACTGGGTGCGTCCTAAATATTTGTTCGAACCGCGAGGGTTGGTCCTTCTGTCTCTGGAGAAGGGAATTAAAGAAATTGATTAGCCCTTGTGGGTCATACTTTTGGCAGCGGTACATATACTTAATACCAAGTTTATCTGCCTCAAACTCTTGCTTCCTGCTCCATCGGAGAAATTGCAGATTTGCGAAAAGAGTTGCTATCTCCTTTGTTTGACCCTTTGTTAGTGTGCCGATTAATAGTTGCGCTTGTATCTCCCTGCCCAACATTTGAGCATGGTGTCTTGCAGCTATATGCCCGATTTCATGGGCGATAACGCCGGCAAGTTGGTCGGGTTTTCCTTGGGTCTCATCTATTAAACCCTTGTATACATAGACCCATCCTCCAGGGAGCGAAATAGCATTCACATCCTTTATGTCAAGGATTTTGAACGTGTAAGTAAGGTCGGGCCTGTCTGAACAACGCTGTGCAAGATCTTGACCAATTTGGTTTATAAATGCATTTAGGGCAGGGTCTTTGTTCACTGGATATCTGCTCTCTATTTGTTGGGATGCTTCTTGGCCAATTTCTATCTCTTGACTTTTGCTGACTAGCGACTCAGGTTTACATCCGCAAACAAACAGGCTGACGATTGCTATAATAAAAAGCGTGAAAAGCATGCGTTTGAGGTTTGTCACCTTGTTCGCCCTCCTTTGCTGTCGTTTGTGGGCGGCCTCGATTGGTTACTCCAAATCTTTTCTAAGGCATTGCTAGTCTGGTCAAGCTTTTTTCGAAGGTCTTCAAGCATCGTCCAGCTAGGTTTTTCAGTAAATCGAGGTAGCCGGTCTAGCTTCTGCAGGCTCTTTTGCAATTCGACCTTTGCAGTCTTAAAGTTGCCGTTTGTAATTAACTTTGTTGCCTGCTCGATATGTTTACGGGCTTCTTCTACTAGCGCAAAATTTGTAGACTGAGTGCCAGCAGTTTGCTTAACCGCCCTAAGCTGGGCAACCTTGATTTGCAGGGCCAAAACTTGCGTTTTCAATACCGATACCTGCCATGCATTGTATATAGATAAGGCAATGGCGACCGTAGCCAGGCTCATGAGAAACAGGCTGGACATACAGCCGCGATATCGGCTACCTCCCATTCATACCTCCGTCATTCGTATACCCCTGCTCTGTGTGTGCAAAACCAAGAGCAATTGCCTGTCATTATACCAACAAGGTGATGTTGGTGCAACTACTTGCTACCTTGAATTCCTACTTTCTATAGCTTCTGAGTAAG
This is a stretch of genomic DNA from Armatimonadota bacterium. It encodes these proteins:
- a CDS encoding GerMN domain-containing protein codes for the protein MKASTLFLLITLACTCIAGSALAGPVAYVDGFGEIYVVNCPKAVDVYSALSQLASPPPGTPFAAGLTSAIPKGTKLLDLRIEGDQATVNFSKRLVAGGVSEAALMAIHDQVKWTLYNWGIDANVNVLADGIPIAEWVAPTPVIEPRSSISINSLSGRSITLSPGHGWFWNGSGWYTQRPV
- a CDS encoding MSCRAMM family adhesin SdrC, giving the protein MKSFIIALLLLASALSVSLAQIPGAIWTTDADCLAVNRNIFYAKTDVYLNGGPSGKGGLGLPDGNYYYQVTDPSGSVLLSTAPLEERVVEVVGGWITSCKQLYPFDDTPNPGGEYKVWVTAVADYDPLDPAAVFGFVPAKSKTDNFRVKSSEDGGGVQSFFSLSGYKYYDLDLDGERDTTEGGIPYWKIALFENSISPENLVGIQCTSPGGDGVLPGYYLFPNLAPGTYVVVELMPLGPWLQTGPKESSIDLNPDPMVTVTTSKYNDLGVVYIVVVEEGIQNLYAVENIDFGNICLGAGGGKTLGFWTNKNGQAILQNPEKWSIVVGSGALSCPVLAGLPYTRAEAPYLNSPGEIKRFLINANAVDMRYMLAAQWLAMGLNVLVGDVNPSSIIYMGNGTFKTIIEILDDVCTNGASWDRMTQEYFKDALDKANNNMNFVQPAPCPVVYDDTLPPCPGM
- a CDS encoding COP23 domain-containing protein, yielding MKRKVLIAMSALIIVVAYALIGASRLDKTATLSLAFAQATSDPEITSRSAIISGQQVGEVLIDSQVIFRIRTTAGGLSPARRAEIVAQRLKNIVTKHIQPEDFTTGRINGQDVVLANSEIIITADQPHARINQTTPFLLARQWESNLKSALFAGEAETSATATSQKVVPIISVGSGTRVGGALVTGSRDQLDKVTAVAQIEGMFGNAIRAKVLVPVSSENLVQRISRVPQTSVTGLVDIKL
- a CDS encoding NTP transferase domain-containing protein, translated to MTEFQAIVLAAGKGRRMRSKEPKVLVSLLGQPLVCHVLHRLAEVGIKHPIIVVGVGAEQVRQTLGDNYLYAFQQEQLGSGHAVLCAAELARGKSRNLLVLCGDSPLFKTKTIRSLMEAHLFEKPTITLVSAVLDDPRGYGRIIRDSNGEIMAIVEEVDATDEEKAVKEVNGGCYAFNAEWLWDNLNLMTENEAGERCLTQMVDIAIKQHRRVISVSAEPEEVLGVNTYDDLAAAERILASRS
- a CDS encoding glycosyltransferase family 2 protein: MEHKKENNLRVAAIVPAYNEEHRIGAVLDALRQCRKLDDIVVVSDGSTDRTYEVAASYPGVTAIRLPRNLGKGAALVAGVKCASADIVAFFDADLIGLTPNLAEALLQPVLEGRADMSIGIFKGGRWRTDWAQSLAPFISGQRAIYSKHVLSVPGLEQARFGAEIALGRYASQKGLITVFVPLPGMTHPMKEEKLGRIHGTWARLRMYGEIIKFIISTSRSAVRIRQALGRVDDGL
- a CDS encoding M48 family metalloprotease, producing the protein MTNLKRMLFTLFIIAIVSLFVCGCKPESLVSKSQEIEIGQEASQQIESRYPVNKDPALNAFINQIGQDLAQRCSDRPDLTYTFKILDIKDVNAISLPGGWVYVYKGLIDETQGKPDQLAGVIAHEIGHIAARHHAQMLGREIQAQLLIGTLTKGQTKEIATLFANLQFLRWSRKQEFEADKLGIKYMYRCQKYDPQGLINFFNSLLQRQKDQPSRFEQIFRTHPVTSERIKRAQEYYDALRAGRAE